The DNA region TGAAAGTTTCTGAGGTTCTGGGATTGTTGCCCTGCAGCCAAAAGAAATCTGAGAACCGGACCACCTTTTGCTCAGTGTTAACAAACACTGAGTGGCTGTCCTGAGCTCACCACTTTGTTGGGAGCCGGAGAGTTCTAGAATCTGAGAAGTGCCCTCTTCCCTCAAGAGGCTGACAAGTCTGGTGATCTTGACTTGTTACATCTAGATCTAAACATCACCTAGAACATAGCAGTGAGCAGCATGACCCAGATCGTACCTGGAATGGAGGTTTCAGAAGACACGCCCCTCAGAAAAGATCCACGGTAAAGGTTCTTTGATTCACCAGCTGAGTGGTATGAGGAGGGATTGCGGCCTTGACTTGGTGAGTCTGAGCttggctgggccccaggcactTCTGGAGTCTTTATGGTTTGGCAAAAGGAGCTCTGGATGGAGAAACAGATTTTGGTTCGGTGTTGGCCATCACTGTCTTGAGTGGCTTCAGTAAATTTCTGCCTTTTTGGCCTGTCACGTCTGTAAGTGAGGACAGTAGTGCTGAGTGCGCACGCCTGCTGCTCACCCTTACCTTCTGTGAGGAGTACTTTGACTCCAGCTCAgagcttcccttatggctcaactggtaaagaatccgcctgcagtgcagacctgggtttggtccctgggttgggaagatcccctggagaagggaaaggctacccactccagtcttctggggtcacaaagagtcagacacagctgagcgactttcacttttcactttcagagttGAAAGTGTGGAAGCCGACTCTACAGACATTGGTGTCTTGAGGTGGAATAGTGACTTGTGAGAGCTGGTATAGTGTGACCTTCCTGGGAGGTCACTTCCTCAGACTTTCTTCATTCACCGCCACCCTGGTCACTCTGCTGGGAACACATACATGAGAGCTAAGGACAGGAAAACTCTGCCCTGCTTCCCAGCAGGAATTTTCCAGcctcttctcttgtgtttgcCATTTTCACCTAACCGCTGTGGAGAGAGAATTTAGCAGGGTGATTGGAGTGTGGAGCAGCTATGATGATCTAGAGATCATCAGCAATCCCCCTTCTCAGAATCGGCACCCTCTTTTCTCTACTCTCAGTCTGGAGTTGGGAAGGTGGAGTACTAGCATCAGCCTATCTTTGAAACGTTTCCAACTGGAACAAATGTGAGAGAAATGACGtctcagaaaggaagaaggaaggtcaGAGAGGGATAATCCTTGACTGTGTTAGTGCTGACTTGAGATCCCTGCTTAGCCTAATTTAAAGTGAAAAGTCAGGCCTTTTCTTTTGTAAACCTTAGTTTTTCTCATCAGGACCAGACTAGGTATGCACATTTACACCATAAGAGCCAGTGGGAATATCTGGAGGCAGTTATTTATTTTGTGGCTCTAGGGTTCTGCCTCCCCACTGGGAAGAAGTGACATTTGAGGAGCTGTGCTGGGGTCACCCATGCAGTTTGTCTTCTTTCTGCAGGGTGGTAGGTGTTCCTCACCATGTGGTCTTAGGGATCTGGGCCTGTGTTCTGTCAGGAATCCTGGcccaagagctttttttttttcctgagctatAGCCCTTTACTGCAGTCTTATATTTTTCTCTGAAGAAAGAGATGAGTCTGCAAAATTCCAAAGtccacagtttttgttttgtttttttgccgcACCTTACAacttcccttaccagggattgaacccgagccccCTTCAGTGGGAGTGCGGAGTCCCAACcattgaaccaccaaggaagccccaaagccCAAAGTCCTAATCTTTGGCCTCTGTGAAAAAGAACCTTGTTTATAAATGCCTTTGCTTAAATGTGATTTCCTAAGCTCCTATATGGGATCTTCTGGGCATTGGAATGAGAAAAGCCTTGTGATGGTTGAGGAcgcttttcttcttctgtgaggAAAAATGATAAGTCATTCTGAGAGTCTTATTGACACGCTGATTAAGACCTGAGCACTTAATCTCTGGTCTTTGTATCTGATGGGCTGATTGGTAATCAAGGTTTTGAGTATGTTTCCGTGATGAGCTTGTTCCTGGGGAGACTTGGCTGCATCATCAGTTATCACCATCTTGGATTCAGATCCCCCCTCAGGGTCTCCGTGTGGGTGCTCTGTGACTCTCGTGGTACCCCAGCACAGCCTCCCTGGGTCTCTCTCTGCTGCCTTTCCTGAAATCATTTGCAGGCTTTGAAAGGGGCTGCAGGTGGGTGTTGGTGTTGCCCCTGGGCAGTTACAGAATCTCTGACCCTGACCAGCTGTTTTCAACCATTAGATTCTACATCCAGGCACCCCACTTCAAAACATCCGGAAGTGAACCTTTCCCACTGCTTCCCAAGCCCATCCTTCCTGCTGCACTTCTCACCTTCTGCCCAGGATCCTGAGTGACGGACTGGAGTGCCGTCCTTGCCTCCTTTGACCCCTGTGTCCAGCCTCCAGTCCCTGTCAGTTCTCCTGCTTACCGCGCTCCGTTCCGCCCCACGGTCTGGGCTTCCACCCTCCTCGCTGGCCCTTTCAGTCCACCTTGACCGCCACCCCCCCCGCCCATTTCAGCTTTATATTTCTTTGGAACCACAGAATCACCTCTCCTTGTAAACCCTTTGGTAGCTTCCTGTCACCTCCCAGGAAGGTCCTGGCTCCTCGCTGTGACTTGTGCTGCTCTCCACAACCTCATTCCCACTGGCCTTCTAACGCTGCAGTGCCCAGTCCTGTCTTCGCACCGCCACACTCCCTTCCCAGGCTCGGGGCGCCGCTCTGGACCTTTGGGCTTTGAGTGTGTTATTCTCTCTGCCGGAAACAACACGCCCACTTTTCCTCACCTGACTCATTCTCACTTCAAATCCAGCGTGGGGGTCACCTCCTCCACGAAGCTTCCCCTAACCCCTGTGTCATTCTATATGTGTCCCCTGTTGTTTCTTAAGCCTAGAACTTAAAACAAAAGTTTTGTTGAAATTCCCAGTTTTGATGTTTTGCTCTTCATTTATACTGTGAGTTTATTGACCATGCTTTGCCAAGTATTTCCCAAGTATTAGCATACTTTGGGGTATGTTAAAATATAACCTGCATTGAATTCCTTATTCATTCTTGTATCCCTAGTAGATGTTCAGTAAACGCTTGATCTGAGTTGATCATTTTATCCCCAGTTCTGTCTGTCCTCAGGAACAGGACATTCGCAGCTTTTTTCTTTCACCCATGAGGCCCTCATGTAAACTTTGAGAAGGGAAACTTGGATAGAAGCACCCTCTGGAAAGTGGTACTTTAGCACTTCAGCTTCTCCGAGGGCCCCTCTAGCCACATGGTGTTGTTAATAGTTGGAACATCTTTGTCTAGGAAACAAATGGGGAAGGCTCCTGGATCCTCTTCCCACAGAAGCAGAGTGCACCGATCCACAGCTTCAGTCTCCTCTGGATGAAGTTGTTAGTGTCCTTTCTGAGCTCAAGTTCCCCTCTGCCTCTTAAATGAAGCCCAGGCTAGTTTGGTGGCCCCCTGGTGGCAGCGTGCTAAGGCTTGTGGTCCCTATTTCACTGGGATTGATTTTATCCAGTGCTGGGACTTGTGTGGCATTTTAGCCACACAAGGAACAAGGTGTTCAACTACTTGGGTTAAGATGGTGCATTAGCAAAGTAGTGGGCGCAATCCAGGGAAGAGTGGAGGTAGGGTGGAGAcccagggcagggggtggtggtTTATTGTAGTGGGGAGGGGATCAATCCCTACAGAGGGCTTGAGGGGCCAGGAAAGTATCCATGAGGGAGGAAGTCTTGGGGAAAAGCAGCTTTCCTCGCCCTAGTGGGTGATAAGTGTTGGTGAATAGGCCTCTAACATGCCACACCCTCATTTCAGAAAAGATGAGTCAGAGTAATAAGAGGAATgattttaacctttaaaaaacaCAGGACTTCAGCTGTGATAAGGGGCCCAGGGAGAGCAGCGGGGAGGGTGGAGGCAGTGACAGCTGAGCCTGGTTCGTGTTCCTGCCCCTCTTTGAAGTTGAAGAGCAGCTTGAAAAACAGACCCAGGGAGAGGTCCAGCAAGACCATGGAAGTCACACCCAGTCTTTCATCAAGGTCCTCCATGGCATCTGGCCTCTGAGCACTCGGGCCAAAGCCATCCTCCTTTCCAGGGAACCATATTAGGATCATGTCATCAGGCTAGGTTTATCCCGAGATGGAGGGGGAGGGAGTCAGGAGGATGGCTGGGGTCCTTTTGAAAGTGTCCCTGCTATGCTGAGTTGTCCTTTCTTCCATCCGTGTAGGTGTAGACGGGGCGCTGCCTGCAGAGCAGGTCCTGCCAGCCTCGCTAGGGAGGATGCCCCCGTGTCCGTGATGGGCTGTGGGACAAGCAAGGTCCTTCCTGAGCCGCCCAAGGATGTCCAGCTGGATCTGGTCAAGAAGGTGGAGCCCTTCAGTGGCACTAAGAGCGATGTGTACAAGCACTTCATCACAGAGGTGGACAGCGTTGGCCCTCTCAAAGGTGGGTTTCCAGCAGCCGGTCAGGGTGCAAACCCCGGCCCTGGTGCCCCCACCACTGGCCACACAGAGCCTCCCTCGGAACCACCACGCAGGGCCAGGGTGGCTAAGTACAGGGCCAAGTTCGACCCCCGTGTGACGGCCAAGTACGACATCAAAGCTCTGATCGGCCGAGGCAGCTTCAGCCGAGTGGTACGAGTGGAGCACCGGGCCACCCGGCAGCCCTACGCCATTAAGATGATCGAGACCAAGTACCGGGAGGGGCGGGAGGTGTGTGAGTCGGAGCTGCGCGTGCTGCGCCGCGTGCGCCACGCCAACATCATCCAGCTGGTGGAGGTGTTTGAGACACAGGAGCGCGTGTACATGGTGATGGAGCTGGCCACTGGCGGAGAGCTCTTTGACCGCATCATCGCCAAGGGTTCTTTCACCGAACGTGACGCCACTCGGGTGCTACAGATGGTCCTGGACGGCGTCCGGTACCTGCACGCGCTGGGCATCACACACCGAGACCTCAAGCCGGAGAATCTGCTCTACTACCACCCTGGCACCGATTCCAAGATCATCATCACCGACTTCGGCCTGGCCAGTGCCCGCAAGAAGGGTGACGACTGCCTGATGAAGACCACCTGTGGCACGCCTGAGTACATTGCCCCTGAGGTCTTGGTCCGCAAGCCCTACACCAACTCTGTTGACATGTGGGCACTGGGTGTCATCGCCTACATCCTGCTCAGTGGCACCATGCCCTTCGAGGATGACAACCGCACCCGGCTGTACCGGCAGATCCTCCGGGGCAAGTACAGTTACTCGGGGGAGGTGagtcttcccatctcagggatgTTGGGGAGggccctgggtgggtgggggttccTATCAGGCAGCCCTTGATCAGGGTGGACGTGCTCTTGGGACCATGTTCGCCGGGCCAGGCAGATGatgtaaaaataatgaagtgAGACTAATAGGGTATGTTAGTTTGGATTCTCCAAAAAGTGAGCCCTGAGACAAGGACTTGGGAGCAGATAGTTTAATTGGGATGTGATTTCAGTAAGCACAAGTGACAGGTGGGGATCGtgaggcagaaagagagaaacagttAGAGGTACAAGGAGAAGTGGACGGCTGCTGTGGGCCAGGGAACTCAGCTTCACTGGGGGCCCTGCAAATAATCATGCAGAACGTGCTCAGAATCGTCCTGCTGAGGGGCAGGAAAGAGGGTGGGTTTTCATCTGCTGACCATTGTATGAGTTGAGCATTTCTTCGCTGAGGCTTTAAATCCCTGGCACTTCCAGGCTGTTCTGCATGTCAACTAGTGGTGGAGAAAGTCCTCAGGCGAAGGAAGCAGAGAGATTCAGGCACTGGCAGTGGGAAGCTGTCAGCTGAGAGCACGGCCACTGCAGGCGAGCCCAGAGGTGGGCCAAGAGACCGCAGAGCAGGGTGTCCCCCACATCTGCTCCAGCGGCCTTGGGCGAGCCAGTGACCATGCCTTCTCTAACAACAGCTGCTTCTCACCTCAGCCCGGTTTTGCCACAGAACAGGGAGGACTCCATGCACCCAGacattccagtttttttaagagaagCCAGAAAATCTGATCTTAAAATGTTGAAGTGTAATTTAAGCAGTACCTCGTGCTTAACCCAGCAGATGCTTACCTCCTGGCCTGAGTCAGCCGGGCGGCCTTCTGTTTTGTGTCTTTGGATCCACTGATAACCCTAGTGCCTGACAGGGTCTGTTAGGTTTCAGCACTGCTGGAAGCCGGAGGGAGTGCGAGAGAGTGAGAGCGAGTCGGTCCTCAGGCAGGGTGCTGACCGGGTCGGAGACAAGGCTCGCCCCAGGAAACATGGGGCACGGCAAGCTGGACAGAATGGTGCGCTTGGGGAGGCTGTGAAGAGAAGGACGTGGGGTGGCTTTATGTGGGAGGTGAGGTAAGCTTTGCTGATGGTAGGATTCTGCCAAGGCAGGGAGGGGCCCTGCAGAGTGCCCCCCACGGTGTTCCTCCCAGGCCTGCACTGCTGTTCTTGCCTCCTGGACAGTCCAGAGAGAGCAGAGGAGCAGAGGCTGCAGAGGACCAGCCCCTTTCTGCAGCCCAGCTTTCCTTCCATGAATGTTCCTCCCTAGCCTCAACCAGTTGGCCCAGAGCAGCATTTCCTACAGGAGTCGCCCTGAAGCCTCATGAAGGCAAAGTGCCCTAGCGCTTGAGATCCTATGCCATCATCTTCCCTGGCAGCTTCAGGCCATGGTCGTGGTCAGTCAAGGACTTCCTTCCTGTGGGCCTGGGGGCTGGCCTTccctgggtggtggggggggtcCCCAGGTCATACTTCAGGGTGAtgtgaggaagagagggaagctgTCTTCTTCAACTCTGTGCTGACTACAGATGAAGGAGAAACGGTGACATTTTCTAGCTCTTCCCTAAAGTTTTTCACATTTTCGTTCTTGTTGCAAGTGAATTCAATAGAGCAAACACCCACTggctgggaagccccagctgtgATGGGGTGGTCACAGCAGGCACCGCCCTGGTCACCCTCTGGGCAGGGTTTCATCACAGGTCAGAAGACCCAGAGTCCACCTCACAGGGCAGTGTTGTGCCAGGACCCTGCCTGGCTTGCCCTTGGAGCTCCGTGTGGTGTAGCAAAGCTACGGAGGGAGGGAGGTTTCCCAGAAGTTGCCGACAGAGAAGAGACTTTGCAAAAGTCTGTAGGTTTGCCCAAGAGTTCCTGATTCTGGCAATTGTTGATCAGGCAGTTTATCTAATGGGAGCTTGCAGAGTCTTGCTAACTGGCTATTGATTGCCTGAGGGTGAAAGAATGACAAATGAATGGGGTGGGGATTGTGGGCACAGACTGGGTCTCAAGTCTCTGCTTCCTGCTCCACTGCAGTCACGTGGCTTGAGTTGGGCTCCCAGTGTGAGGGGGGCACCACCCAGTCATTAGCCCCCACTACCCTTCATCTGTAGCTGAAAACAGTTCCCAGTTCCAGAGGCAAATCCCTGGGCAGCCCTGGTGGCCCCTGTCTATTCCCAGGAGATTGGCTAACCCCAGGGGCAGGTTCCACCACCAGTGCAGAGAGCTCTGGGCTGGGAGGAGTTTTTCCGGGATGTTCGCTAGGGAAGCAGGCCTTATCATTAGATCAGGCTTTGAGCTGGAGACCAGGCATCTTTCTGTCCTTGTCCCCATGGACAAGAATGTCCATGCCTGCCCATCAGTGCACCGGGGAAGACATAGACAGGAAGGCCTGTTCCCCATCCCCAGGAAACCTGAGAGTGCCTGGGAGAAAGGACGAGGAATAGGGAGTGAGCACAgaatggacccttgttggcaggCACATTCCAGCAGAGGCCTGGCAGTCTGGAACATGGGCCATGGGGCTCCGGTCAGGTGGTAGGACTGGTCCCCCTTCTTAGCACTGGGCTCTGCCTCCATCCTCACTAGCCACCTATCTTCTACTGTGTGATGGTCATTCACCCTTATGAAGGCATGCTGAATAAGAATGTGTTtctgagtcagaaagaaagacattCTTACAGGGGGGTTTCCATCCAGCTTCCTGTGCAGGTAAAGGCCTGCCCACTTTGAGCTCAGCAAGTTCAGAGGTGTGCGTCTCTCCGGACAGGAAGTCCCGTGGCACTCGGTGCCTTTCTGAGCGGCACCCTGCCCCCTGTGGTGGTTTCTCACGTGCCAGGCCCTCTCTGCTGTGCTCATTTCTGGTGGTTTCTGGCCCTGAGCCCTCGGGCAGACTCAGTGGTTTCTGTGGGCCGGCATAGAGGACATCCTTCAGCAGGCGGGCTTTGAGAAGGTGGAAGCTCAGAGAAGGGGATGTTGCTGACTCTGCTCCAGAATAAACCGGAGATGATTGGGAGCAGTAGAGCAGAGGTAGACAGGGCCGGGCAGGGCCTGTGTGTGTTGCCGGGAGCTCTGTGGTGCCAGGGATTCTTTGGAGATTCCAAGCATTAGGTGGGAGGGTGGCGTCTGGGTGTTCCATAGCAGGGAAGTGCATCGGGAAGTGCTATGGGAGACTTGCAGAGGAAGACCCACGAGGCTGGTGGAATAATCCCCATTTGGAATGAGGAATCCTGGTGCCTGGGGGTGTTTGGGGCAGATCAGCAATTCCAGAGAGTGGGCCCCACATGGTACACGTGAGCCGTAGTTAGGGAAGGGGAGTTGTGGGGCAGAACCCTACCGCAGAGCTGCAGGAGGAGCATCATCTTACAAGGCAGATCTAGAAGGGACCTCCAGCTGCCTTCTTACCCGGAAGGTGTGTCTAGCCCTGCTTTGAAAGCCCTGCCTGGGGCCCAGCAGTGGAAGGAGGCACACAAGTGGGGCCTCCTTCATACCTGCCCCACGATGCTGACACTCTGGATGCTCCAGCCCCCAGCCATGGTCCCATACTCCCCTCCATCCAGGTCCGAGATGTTTGCTCCTTTCACTCCTCACACTAGGCTTTTGCTCAGGACTTTCCCTCTGTTCCTAGTTTCAACCTAAGAAGTTTGACCAGCTCTCAGTTATTCAGTTCAAAGATTGCTTCCATTAAgaatagtggaaaaaaaaaaaaatagaatagtgCCAACCCTTGCCATTGTGTAGCCTGCTGAGTACCAGGCACAGGGCTGAGGGCGCTACATCCAGCATGTCTAATCTCTACAATAATCTTGCCAGTAGGTATAATCCCCTTGTTTTACAGATTAGTAAACTGAGGCTAGTGAGGAAGTAGCTTGTCCAGAGCCTCACAGAGGGTGCCAAGACGGGATTTGAATGTAGGCCCTCTTGGCTTCAGAGTTCTTGGCCTTCCCAGACCCATAGTCTGCTTTCCCCAGTACGCGTGCGTCAGCATGTTGCTGGAGTCTTCATTTCCTCCCTCTTTCAGGCCATCATCCGTGGACATCTCTTCCCTCCCTGGCCTGTA from Cervus elaphus chromosome 4, mCerEla1.1, whole genome shotgun sequence includes:
- the PSKH1 gene encoding serine/threonine-protein kinase H1; amino-acid sequence: MGCGTSKVLPEPPKDVQLDLVKKVEPFSGTKSDVYKHFITEVDSVGPLKGGFPAAGQGANPGPGAPTTGHTEPPSEPPRRARVAKYRAKFDPRVTAKYDIKALIGRGSFSRVVRVEHRATRQPYAIKMIETKYREGREVCESELRVLRRVRHANIIQLVEVFETQERVYMVMELATGGELFDRIIAKGSFTERDATRVLQMVLDGVRYLHALGITHRDLKPENLLYYHPGTDSKIIITDFGLASARKKGDDCLMKTTCGTPEYIAPEVLVRKPYTNSVDMWALGVIAYILLSGTMPFEDDNRTRLYRQILRGKYSYSGEPWPSVSNLAKDFIDRLLTVDPGARMTALQALRHPWVVSMAASSSMKNLHRSISQNLLKRASSRCQSTKSAQSTRSSRSTRSNKSRRVRERELRELNLRYQQQYDG